The Glycine max cultivar Williams 82 chromosome 17, Glycine_max_v4.0, whole genome shotgun sequence genome contains the following window.
GGCGCTGTGTCGAATGATTGCATTACTTCACTCACGTTGCAACTGTCGTAGTGTTTCTTTGACAGGGTGACTACGTTGTGAAATCCTGTTGCGAAGTTGAACActgcaaaacaaacaaacaaacaagtaTTTAAATGAATGGTTTTcaagaacaaagaaaaaagttagtATTCACTAGAGTCTACGTGAATAAGAATCCCTAAGATCGGACTAAGAAGACAGATTACACTtgtttagaaaaagaaagaaaagaagttaGTAAGGTTATTGTGTAtgtagagagagatattgaccGAGTATGTCGTTTAGTCTGAAAGTGTTATTAGCTGCAAAGGAGGTATATAAGGAGGTGTCTCCTTGGGAAGGAATAATCCAACCGGCAGAACCACCCACAACATGCTCTGCAGCTTCTGTGGTGTGTCGCAATGGCATTAATAATGCCGCTGCAACAAGTAGAACGAGGATTTCCACGTTGGCCATGAGGTTTTGTTGGATGAGCGAGTGTGTCTCAGGTTGCCCCAGCTGTTTGATGAGTCTTGAAATCTTTGCACGGAGGCAGAGGAGGATTCAGGGAAGAGGCTAAGGCTAACTCAGCACTCTTGTGTCGCTTTtataccaaaaaaacaaaagaaagtgaaaaaataatgcaataaatattttaaaccaaatcaaactaaaaaaaatgattttgatttaaaattaaattcaactgCATGtcttttatgtttgattttggtgacattttaagaagaaaagaaaaaacttaagaAAACTGCATCTTGAACATCCCTAGACCCTAGGGCCTAGGTATTGGCCTATCGGgcctttattaattttcttacttattaaatgatttttaaattaactttatttcattttagataatatcttaaaatatatctatttaataattggaatatgaattagaaaataaaatatatgaaaggaTGGATGCAATAGAATGTGTGTGcaagtattttaaatatttataaaaaattattataatatatcatCTCATTGTATTTCTGGAAAACCAATTTCTAAAGTTCTATGAAAAACAAGTGAGAAATCGAATTGGGAAGAACTTCTCACTTACTACACTGTTGTATcattagaataaatattttttagattgtattatttgaataaatattcatttttttgaattttttggtaaaaaaagtcCCGCAATCAAATCCATTGAAAACGAAAATTACCTGCAAGATCAAATTGTGACGTTTGTGCCAGAACAAAATATCATCTCGATTTTTAccataaattaaataactaaaatatataaaacactaaTTCTATTAACCTGTGCGACAGATTAATGATGAGACAGTGAACAATTTCtatctcaattttttatatacttaatCATGATTAAACAGTGGACGCTTATCATTCAAAATAAAGTATTAACATATTACGATGTTTCCAActtaagcaaaaaagaagaggcAAATATCACCCACTTTCAAATAAGGCAAGATTAAAAGGTGTGTTGCTAACATTTGTATTAAGAAAAAACATTGTAATCTTGCCTTATGTGAAAGTTTTAAAGTCCCATTGAATGAATTTGTACTTCCCATCAAACAATAACACAGGTTACAAAAAAAGAACTTCTAACCTTGACATTTTTAAATAATCccccctccctcttttccctgtTGGTCCAATTTGCTTCTATGTTTTTAAATGGTTTGATTAACAAACAGAATTACAAAATTTAGTGTATTTGATAAAGTTGAAACTAGTGTCCAAAATTTGGAATGTATtagtaaaaactgaaaaattctAGATCTCGTCGAAGGAAAATGCTTTCTCAAGTGACATAATTACACATTTGCTGAACATCAGCATTTCTAGATATTGCTTTATGAAATATGACAATCAATGGTATAATTTGATCTATTGAGACATGAAGTGGAGCCAAGTTAAACTCATTTCATTGGTAGGAACTGGTTTGCCGAGCAGGTTGATATCATAAGATCACTAACTCCAGAAAATCAGCAGTAtcaaagaagataaaaagaatACCATCGCGTATGACCGGGATAAACCTTGAGTATTGATATTCTGCCaagtgaaataaaaaagaaacagtgAACCCCAGTTCATCCCAAACTTTTTTTTCAGCAAATTATATTCCTAAGTGTTAATGCAAGTAGTGAGTTCAAAATTACACCAAGGAAAAGGCACATCCATGATTGAACCACCTATCAATTGAGACCAGCAATCGACCTTTTCCCTCTGAATCAATGAACTTCACAAACTGTGAAGATAATATAGAAAAGTGAATGCATTTCTAATTTACAACTCACTAATTTTTTAAGGTCTAGGCTTTAAAACGGTGTTGACATTGCACACATAAGCAATGGTTCTCATGCTGTGCCGTTAGTTCAGCCTGATTACATTTATGAGTTGAAAGATTCCAGACATATTAAAGAGAGTTACAAAAACGAAGTTAAGGACTTGTATCTACAAACATTTGGTAGTTGGGATATTACTAAAGAGTAAATACAAAAGAGAACAAGGTAACTTCCAAACCAGTCACAACTGGTTCAAAAAACCGTAAATATGGCTCATTGTTGCCCAACCAATAACCATCATGATGATATTAAGACTTAAATAGTTACTTGATATCCCTAGATCATTTCACATGAAAGCACAAATAGCTTGGATGTTCATAAATCTTATTAAAACCATGGAACATGGGTTCTGGACTTCTGGTTCTGCAGCTAGTCTACAGCTAGAAAGGAGAAAGAGTAGTATCAAGAAAAAAGACATTTtcccattctctctctctctctctctctctctctctctacttaTGAGTAATTCAAGATAGATGGATACATATTGAATGTAGATGAAGACATCAAGAATGACATTATAAAGCCAAGCCAATATGGGGACAAGAAAGCAAAACAAAGTACCATGTAGTACAATATTTAAATTCTTGATATGGGAAGTAAACTTTTGGCAAGACAACTTGTGGGTCAAATTTCTCAAcaatttctttgtttcttctattatcattaatttttattttagcattCTTTAAATTCAGTCTTGAGAATTACAAACTTCCAAACCAATATAGTCCTATCATGTAGGAACTAGGATGCAATAAGTTAGCATGTTTGGTTTAGCATTTGGCATTCTTTGTTTGATCCACATCTAGTGGAAGCAATCAAATGTTGCTTCCgtatctttttaaaattctgACGCGGAAATGAGGAGGGACATGCATCCGAAATGCTGAAGCAAACATGCAGTTAGTCCCTTATAAGTGGTGTAAAAGTTTACATAGTCTATGCGTATGCATTGCATCATCATCATTTGATACACTCGTTAGACAAACCAGCCCACTTgacaaaaccataaaaaataaatataaagataacATCCTGCAataaagtgtgtgtgtgtgtgggggtgGGGGGGGGATCCTGGTttgattttatctctttttgtttggtgtgtGAAAACTTCCAAATGagcttaaacaaaaaaagatagCATCAAATGAAATTTATGGTACCTTAAGAGATAACAGAGATGAATGTCCAGCATTAAGTCCATGAAAACCAATGTCATATGATATACTTCCATCAGCCTTGAACAGTCCATAGTTCTTCTCAGATGAATGCCCAGGCTTCTCGTTCTCGTTGAATAATGCAAAAATGTATGCCTTCACAACATTTTTAGGTCTATGTGGGGTTCCTTTCCTCTTCGCAAGCCTTCTACGCAGGTTATAATTATATGTCCTTGCATTAGTTGCATTTGCTCCAGCTTCAGTTTGATCTCCATTAGAGGCCCAGCCAGTCTCAGTAATTATGACTTCCATTTTGTCAAATCCAGCATCCTCCAAAGCAGCATAGGCAGCATCAATCTGAGCATCGAGCATGTTATCATAATGCAGACGATACGTTGGATCATAAATTCCCTTTGTAGGTTCAAAAAGTGCATAATTTATATCAATATGTTCAGGATCACTCGCATAGACTAGGAAAGGGTAAGCATTCACACAGAAAGGAGAGCCAATCTGCTGGAAGAACTCCAGTAGTGGCTTCATAAACTGATTAACATTATCATCAAATTTACCAGAGGAGGGAGGGTAGGACTGCGAAAAAACTGCAAACGAGTTTGCAGTAGAAATCTGAACCAGTTGATCTAGATGAAGTTTCACGGTagcattgtaaatatttttaacagcGCCCAGAAGAACTCCCCACAAAGAATAGTCACCGCCACCCAAAACTTCATTGCCTACAGCAATTCCACGAATGCGTGTATCAGGAAGAAATGACTGTACATTTTCTTTTACCCAGTTCAAAGCATGGTCTGGATTCGAACTCATGTCTTGCAGCTGCCCGTTGGGGAGCCCCACTACAATTTCAAGCCCAGTTCCACTAAATGCCTTGAGAACACTGTGATCAGCATCGTAGATTCTAACGTTCCTTATTTTTTCTGCTCTGAGAAGAGTAACAACTTCATCGGGTGAAGGAATATTATTTGCAATCCTACCATAATTTATACCATATGTTCCGGTGAACGCTTGCACAGAAGCTGGAAATCAAACAGGGAGGGTAGAGCTCCATTAACATGATGTAGCCAACAAAAAATACATGCTAGCAACTTCTATATCCCTAACATTATTTTGCTAATCATGAACAAAATTGGTACTCTAAGTAGATGGACATGAAAGGACAAAAGAGTAAAGTCTAGAAAACCCAATTAGAAAGGCCGTCCATAATCAGAACCACGAATTGATAGAATTGGAATAATCATGATATGTCCAAGGAACAGTGGTCCCATGTGAAATCAAAAAGGAAAGACACTGATCAATGTAATCATAGTGATAACTTGAAAGGAAAGcaatatgtatattttaaaaaattgaaaatcaaaattaaaatctctTCCCAAAAGAGACGAGGGGactgggagaaaaaaaaaacttgatatcatgaaaattaaaagaaagcaACCAAGACAAGAAGTCAAGaacctaaaaatacaaaaaaagagaaaaggaaaaatcaagaaTTTTAATTCAACAAATGGTGAAACTATACTAAACACTCAAGGGCTGAAACCCCCAACCCATGATCATACAAAAAAAGATCAATAAAAACTGGGGAAAAGGTAAATGAATAAAGTAAATCAAATACATGTTTGAAAACGCAAAATAAAGAAAGTATAAAGTACCTATTGGAGTGAAGAAGAGTATAGAGAAGGGGCAGAAGAAGCGAAGAATCAAGTACATATTTGACTGGCGAGGAtgatcaaaatttgaaaatgaaacgCGTTGTTGGCCTTGGACGCAGTGCTTCTTCCTCCTCAGACATGCCATAAGACGAAAAGAAACGATTTTTATGGTTTTGCGGCGTTGAACTACAACACCTTTATCAGCGCATCCATCATTACTTGCTATCTAATCTCCGATAAGAAGGAAGCAGAAGATGAGGGTTGGTTTTGGGGGTTGAAGAGAGAGGGGGAAAGGGAAGAAAGTGTGAGGGATATGCAGGGGTTTTATAATTGAGTTGTTGTTGAGTAAGTAAAAGGCAAAGCAGAACAGAAGAAGAACAACGCAGTGTGGGTTTGTACTAAAACTCGGCTTCATTGGTCAATGCACACTTGTTGTTCCTCATCGTgcggttttttgttttgttttgcggTGTGCGTTAAGgtattgttttctttcttcttttttgaacTCGATCTCACAACCTCCCCTTGCCCACGCGCTCCTACTATCACTAATAAACTCAATAATGAAATATATGTAGAATAAATTATTAAGAGCTGAATCATTGGTTTTTAATCTATAATTTTGATTGTATTTTACCATTTAAGTtatgtttgaaaaaattatttgaaagttaaaaaattaaaagtaaaaaaactaacttgttaaattatatgtatttgataaaattaattgttaaaatagttaaataatacaaaatgacataagaataattaaaatatgatttgtttaaaaatggtgataaaaaattagataaatatattaaaaattaaaatgaaataaaatattaaaaaattagaagttaatatttaaaaaatattttactttaattagtgttttaaaaatattaaaagttattaaaaaaatatttatttacggTCACACaagatttttaactaataaaaaaaattaaaaccagcTGAAATGCATTTTAAAACATAACCTTAAAGTAGATTTTAGTTAATTCATAATCTTTTTACCCTTAATTCTGATCGGAAAAATTTCCTTAATTTCATCTTCATTTAAGCTTTCTTTTAGgacaaaacttatatttttagtatttttttagaggatatttttagtattattcttctataaaaattaaagttccACTTTATGTTAAAGGTTTCATTAAAAAACAGAACAAATTATTAAGATGAAACGGTTGAAAAAAAACACGAataatatctttctttttttgaattcaATACTAATAATACCTAAAAAGTTACATttgtgtttttcctttttttcatcaCTTCCCTTTCAACAAATTATCGTTAAAGATGTGAATAGTTTGACCTATTCTGCTGCTAGTCGTTCTTGATCAATGAGGGCCAATAGACATCAGATATGAAGAAGAATTCCTCTCACTAATCAGAGCCGGGGGATGAGAACtagggattttttttatgtattaaggATCTTGATCtatctcttattattattattattattattattatggggTTATTCTTATCCGTTAAAATTTATGGATAATTATCGATATCTTAGCTCATGCCCATTAAGTATGtaattagttatttatcatgaataattttttgcaGATACTTAATGGATCTGAATAGATTTATCATTCATAGTGAGAGCCTTTTTTTCAGAGAGAGGGTGAGAGTCCTTAATATCTGATGTATACCTTgttacttaatttttataagtttgaAAGATGATTTggatatttaaatttcaataagaACTTAATTAACGGTGTTTTGATCACGTAATGAAATTCAGTTAAATACTACAAagaaacagataaaaaaaatattataagaaatttaagaactaaattaaaaaataaaactgacatttaaaataatctcacaaaaagaataattttaccTTTTATCGGCTCTACCCAGTGAATGGGCCCGTAAtttcttttcaatatatatgTGCTAgcgatagaaaaataaaatgttctcataatttttttggtagGTAAGATGTTCTCATATAATATAGTACTTCTATGTATGAAAAAAATGCAGTACTTCTTTTATtcgtaatttattaattttttttgttatagttgtgtcatttttaatatatttatttttattataaaaagatatatttattattaatgttgttgtcgtggttatgaatttttattaatttattcatttttgttgtaaaaattaatattttttcaaacatttactatttttattattttttacaggtttcttttttatattatattatttcacagtgaaacaagaaataaaaaatgtttgacttattttattcatattcaatttacaataattttttggagactaaaaaaaaactgaaactaaagacttaaaattaaaactagttttggttttaaaaaaattcaaaatgaaaaaagcaTCCGAACATGGTCTtagtttttgaaattataaaatattattttattctttgagATTGAGAGCGAgtcctggtgcagcggtaaagttgtctCTTTGGatgggtaaggctgcgtacaacatcagccctctggacaatggggtacgaagttttattctttgaaattataaaataacaagCATTCTAATTATTaagattattaaataataattattttgattctgaaaaatataataatagagataaaaattacttgtctttaataaatttatataataaaataatatttttataattgtaaagattcaattaaataattaatttacatataattttgGGACTAGTTGGATGCaatattctttgtttttaacGTCACTTTCTAATTTCTACGCTGTACCACTTTCGGTAGGTAAGAAATGTTCTATTCGAATAATTTGGACACGTTGACAACAATACAATGAAAAAATATCGATTttacaaaaagagaaaagaaccaAATATCTTTCAACATATACGATAATGGACGGAAACTTTGCCAGTTTATTGGAATATATACGAATTTTCGTAAAATTGTTATGTAATTTGATtcggaaataatttttcagtatataaattataaaagtaagTAATTCTTTTCGGAGCTAGTACGAGTTATTTATATCTATAGTCAGGGACGAAACCAGAAAACACTATAAGGGGCGAATATTTttgcataataaattttattttataaaattaagaatgaaTACGTAATTACTCACTAAAGCATGCACACATGCGCgcgtccatatatatatatatagctttaTTTTTAtcgaaataaaatatttcaatcataaattattttaaatttgaaaatatcaaaatttataacaaaaaatccTTATTGAAAGATAAAGTACGTATGTATGAATTAATACTAAATTATGGAAATTATTTTATGGTAAAATATGAGATGTTGAACGTAAAAAATGACAATTGtaaattctaaaatatactAAGAAATCAACTGTCTAAATGAGTGTAAGATATTATGCTCCCAAaatgagaagagaagaagagtacACCACATGTGTATTGGAATACTCTAAAAAGTACATGTTACTTGTtgatttcttatataaaaagatATAGATAAACATAATGGAtggttccataaaaaaaaagttaacaatttcttatataaaaaagatacaAATTGATAAACATAATAGATTATTCCATAAcagaaaaattaacaatttatgcATACCAATGACATTATGCTTACATGTTCCTTTGTCTCAATCTCACTCAATCATTAGTGTGAATGAGTTGGAGGAACATTCATAATATCATCTGACCTAggactaaaatattaatattaggggggtaaatttgattttttgagCATATTAAAAGAACTTATTATATTAGGGGGGACAATTAATTGCCCTCGTTGGCTTAAACCTGGGTCCATCCctgtttataattattttatcggATGAAAAATATAGCTgcaattattacttttttactatttaatatgattttaattttaatagataattatattttaaaatctgttatattaaaatttattgattttttttattttgggtaCAAGATAAAAGTTACTAATGTAATAACaagttatttaatttagttGAATAAGTTATTatgcataataaaaattatgcaaCATGAAAAATttacacatttttatatttaaatcaaataacaTTTTCCTAACCCATTAGGTTGATCTATCGGTGGTTTGGAGAGAGAGATGGATAAATAGTTTGCACAAAATCTTGGATTTAAATTTAGGCGAAGccattatatacatatatataacttatcctaaaattgaattattttgtatctATTGTTAGTTTAACGTGAAGGCATTGGACGTTACACTCTTAACATTGATAAACTAGCAGATGGATCCTTAAGATATCAATTATTATCTTTCATGGACATCTATTTCAAGTACAACAAAATTCGGATGCACCCAGAtacaatgaagaaaaaaaaccctCCATGATAAGAAATACTAATTATTGTTACAAGGCCATGTCGTTCAAGATGAAAATGTCAAGGTAACCTACTATCACATGATGAATAGATTCTTTAAAGGGTAGATTGATAAAATGCTTGAAGTTTACAATGATgtcattatcattaataatgTTTGAGAATATGAATATTTTGTTAATGTGATTGATGTGTTTACACAACTAAAGAAGCATAATATGCACATAATCCCTAAGAAATGTACATTCGGGGTCATAATAAGGAAATTCCTATGCTTATGTTGTCAAAGAAGGAAATAGGAGTTAACCTCAACAAATGTCAAGTTATATAACTAAGAAGTACGAATCTTTAAATGATATGAGACATATAGTAACTAAAGTAAAAGATGACTATCCTATTTTAGTAATTCACACTTTGGTCCTTTATTTCTAAAGCACCCATTTTGGTCCTTTAAGTtagaaaaattcaattttgtcCTCTCATCAATTTAAAACCAACACCATTAAcattttgcattttaaaataattattttaataaagtggTGGTTTTTAACCACCATTATCTTCAAATtccaaaaatatttctcaaattTCCATAGCAATCAGAGGAAGAATGCAAACCCTCATCCCATAGGGaatgaatcacaaaaaaaagaaacataatctATAAAATTGAAAGATGCGCGAGCTTATGGATCACCGGTGAAATGTAGCCAATCATGTATTCGATGTGGTGGGCATGCCTAACGATCAAATCCGTTGACTAGCCGTATAGGTTAATGTCGATGACACAATTGGTCTTCTGGTTGCAACTCACATTGTAGGAGTCAAGAAGTTGAAGATTCTAAGGTAGGATTTGTTGAACCCCTGTTTGACGATTCTCCATGCTAATACAAAACTCTGCGGTGATGTCATTACAAAGTAAGTTTATAGCGCTTTAACGGTCATTCCACTTTTACATGAATTCCTCAACAACAACCTTAGGGTTTGAATTTTCAAGTAAAACCTTGATTCACCCTTCGAACAAGTTTTGTTAAAACttgcaattttttaaacttatcatTTTCCTAtgtcttttaataattatttttttgtctttttcattACCTCTCTAGCCAAATGCATCCTTAACTTTTTTGGATGCATGTATTCATTATCTAGTTCATTTACAATAAATGTATATCCAATCTTGATGTTggatgatgcctaactaataaTTTAGTTAGTGATCCATATCCCCTTTTCATTAATCGTTTATACTCTTTCATTTGCATGATTGAGATTTGAGTATTGTGAAAATGaaggtttattttaaattaattgttttagaaaattagttcattataataattaatttaaataatgtgaCAACTTTTGATTGTCTCAGGTTAAAATTAAttgctttaaaataaaaaacaataataatattagtttAACATTGTCGAAATGGTAATTTTGGATAACATTGCATACTTAACATATACgaaaacaaaaattttgaaacCTAAAGAATTAaagcataaataattaaaaatgatattttatcctAAATGAAACATAAAAGTGATTATATAATTGGaaggtttttctttcttcttcttcttttttatttattaaaaaaaaagcgcGTGTTGTACACAGGAGGAATGGCGGTGGATGTGGGGTATAAACTAAAAATTGTGATGATGATACATACGCGTTATGGCGTCGGCTAGTGTGTGTCCTGTGTCTCAGCTCTAACTCACTCCACGCTCCGGAGTCTGTGGGTAAACTCCGTTCTCTGTCTGTCGGAGACCAAATCACGTGACCTCACCACAATTAACACACAAATATCACGTGACCAACCAATTTAATGAATCTCTTCCTACTTTCTAGTTCCCCTGGCATCGGCAATGTTCAAAAACTGagggttcttttttataaaccCTCAGTCACCTATATATTGGCTCTTTgttatgcgaaggtatgggagagggatattgtacgcagctttatccttgcatatgcaaagagactgtttccggattcgaacccatgatcaacaagtcaccaaggcataactttaccgctgcaccaagGCTCGTCCTCCAGTCACCTATATATTGTAAATAcgtttaaagaaaaatattatttctcataaaaaaaataccgtCAGtcattgatatttgataaagaTAAGAGGTAAAACAAAAAGATGATGAAGTTTTatgatattgaaaaataaaagtttgctgtgtaaaaaactaaaaatacaaattagagCTATTTGTAttgtatattattgttattattattatttccagaATAAGACGTCCCAACTTCCAACAATCACATGTAGACAACCACATTCATTTTATGATAATAGAAGTACTTCTTTGATACTCTACTTATTGTGATTATTTTGTCTGGATGAAATTATGTAGGTAATCAAAGAAGTATATATACAAAGTGATTTTTACGCAATAAGTActtatgatataaattaagtACTTCTTTGATAATCTACATgatataaattaactttttgataaattaagtacttatgatttaaaattttcattattaaactcttactaaataaataaccaattaagTAAGTTTATCTAAATACTTCCTTAGTATAAGATGAATTTTGGCATTGTTCAGTAAATTGTCAAGAACTTAGCCAGCAAGCTAACTTGAGAGAAAGACACATAGGCTAGCCATATACGCGGTTGACTTTATTGTTTGGGGGTGGAAATTTTCTGCTTGTCTTAATGAGTGCTCATTTTTCATGTAATAATAACTTAAGCTGATTCGCATTCATCAAACTTTTTAGAACATAAATAATGACCCTAAAGAACCATCATATTGTCAGTAGCTATAAAAGCCCTATGGCATTTTTCTAAGATCCTTTTCAATTATGAGATCATAGGATAGGATAACTCAGAAGCGTTCACGGCCCAATTTGAAGGTAAAGATGAAGATATTAATGGTGCAACTAATTAAAATAGAGAAGCAGAAAAAAAGGATAGCAAAATTAATGCTGCATTCTTTTTGGTGTCACTGAATAAGCAATACTTGTTGATTACATCTGTATATTAATAATGTTATAGGgcttttttctttactttacaCGAGTCAAATTATACACATATGAAACAGAATTTAATACTAAGAATTcagtttatttttcaaattggcTTTAGTTGCAAATAGGCTTACACACTAGTAGGAGAGAAAGCAAAACCGCGATAACTTAAAATAGAAGCTGCCATCAGGAGAATACTTCTCACTGAACACAAACAATTCTTTGATCTGTAAGTTTGTTCTGTTCTATACCTATATTAGCTTTTAGGGAAAGTTAAGACTTAAAAGCCTTAAATTTCTATCTAATGTGTGATCCTACCTGTACGTACATCTTTTCTCTAtacaatttattaaaacaatttGATTGCGGGAATGAAAGAGAGTATATTTTAGCAATTTGGATTAAAGCAACAAAGGCCATTGCAGACCACAAAGCTAAAGCAGATAAACATATATACTATAATTAAGAATAACCAATAGAAAGGACTAATGAAAAATTGAGACCATTTAAGAATGTGGGATCACTTTAAAACATTGGAATGCAACTAATGATCAATATAAAAGTGAAGTTCTAAAATGAACTGTTGAGAAAAAGAGCTTTAACAGCGTGCTACACTGTTATGCTTGCTTTCCCTTTCACTTAATCAGTAAGGACAGTGTCAAAGGACGGTTAAAAAAGTGGTATGATCAAGATCTCATCAACAATGAGTTCCTTTAGAGCTGGCTCTGTAGTCCGTTGTTTGGTTTAATAACGCAAAATTGCAAAGAAAGTAGCTTTTAGCTCAACCACTGTTCTCAGCCCACGCAAGAGAATCTGCTTTTTACGTATTCTCCCAATATTGTTGATTGCAAAAGTGATAACAATTAGCGAAGCAcactttttgtgtgtgtgtggggtaTTGGGTATTGGTAATGCTTTATCTTGAGGGCATGAATgtccatataaaaaataattaaaaaccaaattacCATGAATCAACATCTCCTCTGGAAATTACTAACTACAATATAGATGCGTGAGAAACATAAGCATAGAtaaagggtttttttttctagaacaTGTCCTAGCAGAGCTTGATTTCTTGTATGGTTCATTATTGGTTATACTTGATTT
Protein-coding sequences here:
- the LOC100306541 gene encoding glycosyl hydrolase family protein, whose amino-acid sequence is MACLRRKKHCVQGQQRVSFSNFDHPRQSNMYLILRFFCPFSILFFTPIASVQAFTGTYGINYGRIANNIPSPDEVVTLLRAEKIRNVRIYDADHSVLKAFSGTGLEIVVGLPNGQLQDMSSNPDHALNWVKENVQSFLPDTRIRGIAVGNEVLGGGDYSLWGVLLGAVKNIYNATVKLHLDQLVQISTANSFAVFSQSYPPSSGKFDDNVNQFMKPLLEFFQQIGSPFCVNAYPFLVYASDPEHIDINYALFEPTKGIYDPTYRLHYDNMLDAQIDAAYAALEDAGFDKMEVIITETGWASNGDQTEAGANATNARTYNYNLRRRLAKRKGTPHRPKNVVKAYIFALFNENEKPGHSSEKNYGLFKADGSISYDIGFHGLNAGHSSLLSLKNINTQGLSRSYAMVFFLSSLILLIFWS